CCACCATTGAGGCAGCTATTTTGGGGGTGGGCAGGCTGGGGGCTGTAGGATAGACCCCTCCACAATTCTCATGGTTCCCTACTTCTTATATCTAATTCAGAGCATGGCTCCAAAGTGCAAATTAGTACAATCCGCATAACAGGGCCAAGTAATTAGCAGGGTGGGGTTTTGTTTGCAAATCTCAGGGATCTCCAAAACAGAATCTCAAAAACTTAAAAAGGGGAGAGTTATAAGAGTCCCCAAACTAAAGAACTGCAAGCATAGAAACTGTAAATGAAAAAGATTCCTGCCATTTAGGAAACTTGCATAGCAACCACAGCCCACATTGCTAGAGAAGGGGGCAGCAAAGGTCACTGCTGGTGGCAAAGAAATTGGGAGGGGAGACCACACAAGATTCTGGTGCTGGGCAACTGCTGGAGGGATGGGCAGGAAAAGTTGGATGGCAGAGGAGGCCTCTGCCCACCACAGAAGCTGGGCAGGCAACTAGGTGCTCAGGATCTGTGCTGCTACATTCTCTTCCGTTCTCTCACCATCACATTCTTTCAAGCCCTCCATCAGGGAGAGAAAGTGGATGAATGGTGGATGCTGGTAGCAGGAGGTGGCAGTGGAGGCGCTactgtgctgctgcttttttctTCTGTCCTGTGTtggatctagggttcccaggtgcctgctagtggcaggcaaactcctggggatttgccccctcacagGTCTCCTGGAGGTTGTTGCCACAAGTAGGCATCCAAGGAACACGCGTGGTGTGCATGCTCCCTGGGGGCGCAATGacagcacttccagaagtgatgttgtcatgctgcctacaggagcattcccacatttcatttgaggctgatttgggcctcaaatggatCAAATCCACCCTGTGTGGCTGTGCGAGGGCCGCCATGGCGTCCGGGGGCGCTTGGCGCTGCTTGGGGGCGCTGGCCCGCCGGGGACCCCTCGGGTggaaggcggcagcggcggctgcGAGCGGAGCCCGGGCCACTTCGGGCTTGCCCAAGGACCTGCGGCCAGGGCCTTATCCCAGGACGCCAGAggaacgggctgctgctgcaAAGAAGTACAACTTGAGGGTGGAAGACTACGAGCCATTCCCGGATGATGGCATGGGTTACGGTGATTATCCAAAACTCCCTGACCGATCACAGCAGGAGAGAGATCCTTATTACAATTGGGACCACAGTGATCTGAGGCGTAACTACGGAGAACCGGTGCACTGGGATTTTGACATGTTTCTTCGGACACGGCTTGACACCACCCCTACGATGTTTCCTTGGCATGTAATGCGCAACTGTATCTTGGGCTTTATTGGCTTCATGCTGTTCATGTTTGGCCTTGGACAGATTTATCCATCATATCGACCAGTGGGCCCCAAACAGTATCCCTACAACAATCTGTATCTAGAAAATGGCGGGGATCCCAACCAAGAGCCACCAGAGGAGAAGAACTACGAGATCTGAGGACTCCTGTCTCTGTGGCATTCCTTTTTCCTGTCTGCAGGACTGACTGCTGCAATGTTACTTGTGCTGTGTAAAAGAGCCCAATAGGAGaaaaatgataaaaaaaaaaatccaccctgTGTGGAGTGTCGAGTGTTTGCGCGCCCAAGgcagtaacatcacttccagacctCATGCCCAACACAACCTCATGCCCAACACAAGGCAAGTGCCAGGAATcctaccctcccagcagaaggggagagggacctggcaaccccagttgtgtgtgtgtgtgtggggggggggaatccagtgATCCGTCAGCAGGAAGGCTCACCCTACTTTGACTCCCCAACTACAGGTCTGATGACTCCAGGAATAAATTTTCCTTCTGTTtagggccggatctatgggggggcagaggggtcaCTTGCCCTGGGTGCTGCCAAACAGAGGGCACTGGAGTAGCTACTGGCCAGGAGCACACGCTCCAGGCCCTCTGGTGGTAGCATGGGCAGTggcgcaggagggctgggaggctgcccgcactgtgCACCTGCAGCACTGATGGGGTGGCTGGTTTGCTGCATGCTcctggccctccagcagcagcacaggcGGCGGtatgggagggctaggaggctgcccatgctgtgTGCCTGCAgtgctgatggggcagccagcttgctgcgtgttCCTGCCCTCCAGGGGCAGCGCAGGTAGCCCTCCAGGGGGAGCGCGTGCACACAGGGAGCCACCGGACTTGGGAcgccccgggtgctggcaacccaagatacaGCTCTGCCTCTGTTGGAAAGAACTGCCACACAGGAAATATCCACAATGGTTGCTTCTGCGGATCATTGGATCCAGCCTCGTTTTGTCATTGTCACAAAGTAGGCTCTAAAAGAGGTGTATCCCATATTCAGTTGTCCTCAACTGATACTGTAGTTTTTGCCCCAATCGCTTAAtgtctagggtttccaggtcccctgggAATGAAAGtggaagatggggggggctgTTGGGGGGTGTATGTGTGGTGCCTtacatgtttggggccaatttttacgaATTGGCCCCATTGCAACCCATTGCTtccacatcatgccaggaatgacatcattcccagtgtgacacgTGAGTGTTCCAGAATACATCCCTTGTGCTCTGGAGTTTCCAGCCCAGTGTCTACACCTCTcccccacactggccaggtgagaggtggtgagGGATAGAGgttgggatcaggggatcccctacccccaccaggGGGCTAGTAACCCTATCATGTCCCCTTATTCTTTTGATTACCATGTGGCTAAACAACAAGAAGCATATGAGGGAGAATGTTTAGGAGCAATGGGGGCTCTTGGTACAACTTATTTAACACAGCTACCAATTATATTTGCAGGAAAGTCCCCCATGAGCTTTCAGGAAAACATTTGGAGCCATCATATTCCTGGAGTTGATCAatttaatagatccagaggagttagccgtgttagtctgtagtcgcaaaatagtagagtccagtagcacctttaagactaactttattgtagcacaagctttcgagaaccacagttttctttgtcagatgcattttaaTAGGACACATACCTCTACAGGGACTATGAACCTCTGTAACCATACATTTTAGTTCCAATCCTCACGTTACCATTAGCTCactaagtgaccttgggctagtcaccatCTCTCAGTccagcctaccttacaaggttacGAATATAAAAACCAGtctgagctcctttgaggaagaataaaaaaataataaagtcaATGTTATTCATATATAGGGTTGTCAGGCTGAGCTTGGCAATCAGTAAGAGTGTAGGTGTGTgtgacaatgggtagctttaggagttcagcaattcctagagctaccattgtcatttctgggttgtacCACGGAAGTGATGTGCCACCAACTAGGCCaaagccttatttttatttatttctctctccGCTGCATGGAGCAGTGGCGGGCAACAGAGAAAATTATCTGGAAATAACCTGCCATAAGTGGGCAAATGATACTTCGATGAATATACAATATAA
The Eublepharis macularius isolate TG4126 chromosome 9, MPM_Emac_v1.0, whole genome shotgun sequence genome window above contains:
- the LOC129335959 gene encoding NADH dehydrogenase [ubiquinone] 1 beta subcomplex subunit 8, mitochondrial-like, producing the protein MASGGAWRCLGALARRGPLGWKAAAAAASGARATSGLPKDLRPGPYPRTPEERAAAAKKYNLRVEDYEPFPDDGMGYGDYPKLPDRSQQERDPYYNWDHSDLRRNYGEPVHWDFDMFLRTRLDTTPTMFPWHVMRNCILGFIGFMLFMFGLGQIYPSYRPVGPKQYPYNNLYLENGGDPNQEPPEEKNYEI